Proteins from one Hydrogenivirga caldilitoris genomic window:
- a CDS encoding SCP2 sterol-binding domain-containing protein, protein MKRVLFSFLLAGGVSLAQPVFMDGEWAKAFCEVWNNTPALVNELGQNDAWKEVPERKLFLYRKDCGDEKIVQLTIKNENNQAMCVYGGPKKDDITDNDFLMYADTERWLEMGRKEYGPMRAMMFGRLKFRGPKFVAMKNMGPFESFLDAVDEVKSDTNKCP, encoded by the coding sequence ATGAAAAGGGTTTTATTTAGCTTCCTTTTAGCCGGAGGTGTGAGCCTGGCTCAGCCGGTCTTTATGGATGGGGAGTGGGCTAAAGCCTTCTGCGAGGTCTGGAATAACACGCCAGCCTTAGTGAACGAGCTGGGACAGAACGATGCATGGAAAGAGGTTCCTGAGAGGAAGCTGTTCCTTTACAGAAAGGACTGCGGTGACGAGAAGATAGTTCAGCTCACCATAAAGAATGAAAACAACCAGGCTATGTGTGTCTATGGTGGTCCTAAGAAGGACGATATCACTGATAATGACTTCCTTATGTACGCGGACACGGAAAGGTGGCTTGAAATGGGCAGGAAGGAGTATGGACCAATGAGGGCTATGATGTTTGGGAGACTTAAGTTCAGAGGACCAAAATTTGTAGCGATGAAAAATATGGGACCCTTTGAGTCTTTTCTGGACGCCGTAGATGAGGTAAAATCTGATACGAACAAATGTCCATAA
- a CDS encoding MoaD/ThiS family protein: protein MSIKVLYRGKEIELPENKLKAKELLRRLGLSPLSSLVIKNNEVISEDDYVEEGDNIRVINAISGGV from the coding sequence ATGTCCATAAAGGTTCTGTATAGAGGTAAGGAGATAGAGCTACCCGAAAATAAGCTGAAAGCTAAGGAACTTCTGAGGAGATTGGGGCTCTCGCCCCTCTCTTCCCTTGTAATTAAGAACAACGAAGTTATATCCGAGGATGACTACGTTGAAGAGGGAGATAATATTAGAGTTATAAATGCGATTTCTGGGGGAGTTTAG
- the rodA gene encoding rod shape-determining protein RodA has protein sequence MRFLGEFRGLDWVLLLLLAGIQLFGIVGVLSASYSEGMPILFKKHLLYVALSWLIIFLLSREKFRNILDLSLYIYLFNLFLLVLVLIMGREVYGAKRWLNLGFINIQPSEFMKLSLILLTAYVLPHIRRLRDRKVLLLVFVFSIPAVVTLKQPDLGTAATYFVPLMVMLFVKGVRIRYFILAGLTLLITSPLIWNLLKDYQKKRILAVIDPYSDYLGSGYQLIQSVIAIGSGGITGKGVLKGTQSQLMFLPEAHTDFIFSVIGEELGFMGTSLFVLLVFFFLLRIFSYLRIAITSSEVLFIAGVFSLFFFQYSVNILMTLGLFPVVGIPLPFVSFGGSSMLTFSIMIGILMSIYRELTGVVPVLAKEVNYE, from the coding sequence ATGCGATTTCTGGGGGAGTTTAGGGGCTTAGACTGGGTTCTCTTGTTACTGCTCGCGGGCATACAGCTCTTTGGTATTGTAGGTGTGCTCAGCGCCTCTTACAGCGAAGGTATGCCGATTCTATTCAAAAAACACCTGTTGTACGTAGCCTTGAGCTGGTTGATAATCTTTCTGCTATCAAGAGAAAAATTCAGAAATATACTTGACCTTTCACTGTACATATACCTCTTCAATCTCTTTCTTTTGGTTTTGGTACTTATTATGGGTAGAGAAGTTTACGGTGCAAAGAGGTGGTTAAACCTTGGGTTCATAAACATACAACCTTCTGAGTTTATGAAACTCTCCCTTATACTCCTGACGGCTTACGTTCTACCTCACATAAGGAGGTTAAGGGACAGGAAGGTTCTTCTCCTGGTTTTTGTATTCTCAATACCTGCAGTTGTTACCCTCAAACAACCCGACCTTGGGACTGCAGCAACGTACTTTGTTCCTTTAATGGTGATGCTATTTGTCAAAGGTGTCCGAATCAGATACTTTATCCTCGCAGGTCTAACCCTACTGATAACGTCCCCTCTTATATGGAATCTTCTTAAAGACTACCAGAAGAAGAGAATCCTTGCGGTTATTGATCCTTACAGCGATTACCTTGGAAGTGGCTATCAGCTCATACAGTCGGTTATAGCGATAGGCTCAGGTGGTATAACGGGTAAGGGAGTTTTAAAAGGTACCCAATCCCAGCTGATGTTTCTACCTGAAGCCCATACAGACTTTATCTTCTCAGTTATAGGAGAGGAACTCGGCTTTATGGGAACATCTCTCTTTGTCCTTCTTGTATTCTTTTTCCTCCTAAGGATATTCAGCTATCTCAGAATAGCTATTACCAGCTCAGAAGTGCTGTTCATAGCAGGAGTTTTCTCTCTGTTTTTCTTTCAGTACTCGGTCAATATCCTTATGACCCTTGGACTGTTCCCTGTAGTGGGAATACCGCTACCTTTTGTGAGCTTTGGGGGCAGTTCAATGCTTACCTTCAGCATTATGATAGGTATACTTATGAGTATATATCGCGAGCTGACGGGTGTCGTACCCGTTCTCGCCAAAGAAGTAAATTATGAGTAA
- the hemW gene encoding radical SAM family heme chaperone HemW, translating to MVKGIYIHIPFCSYKCPYCDFTSVVSYPLKHEDYIKLLIREAKLYGDVSAKIESVYFGGGTPTLLPPYLLGKLLEELDRLFNLSGVLEITVECNPETYRYNEFKELLSAGVNRLSIGVQSFTEKGLRILSREHSVEESIRAYMDAREAGFENVNLDLIFAFPEQKPEDISTELNWIGSLKPDHVSAYMLTPYGGTPMGNKILGGEMQTPEEETLEDIYTRLWKGLKELGYGRYEISNWAKEGKECRHNLLYWTMEEFLGLGVSAWGFLEKKRYGNSKNIGSYIKAVSELKRPVQSEIGLSEKELYEEELMLKLRLKWGLREEELTLVPEHLRGFFEVREGKVGIREEFMLLTNELITDVLLYNSDRNITEVRNG from the coding sequence ATGGTGAAAGGAATTTATATTCACATACCCTTCTGCTCTTACAAGTGTCCCTATTGTGATTTTACGTCCGTAGTAAGCTATCCCCTGAAGCATGAAGATTACATAAAACTCCTTATAAGGGAGGCAAAGCTGTACGGTGATGTCAGTGCGAAGATAGAGAGCGTTTACTTTGGTGGAGGAACCCCAACCCTTTTACCTCCCTACCTGTTGGGCAAGCTCCTTGAAGAGTTAGACAGGCTCTTCAACCTATCTGGAGTTCTGGAGATAACGGTTGAATGTAACCCTGAAACTTACCGATACAATGAGTTTAAAGAACTGCTCAGTGCAGGTGTAAACAGGTTGAGCATAGGCGTTCAGAGTTTTACCGAAAAGGGTCTCAGGATACTGAGCAGAGAGCATAGTGTTGAAGAATCTATTAGGGCTTACATGGACGCCAGAGAAGCAGGTTTTGAAAACGTAAACCTTGACCTTATATTTGCCTTCCCGGAGCAAAAGCCAGAGGATATCAGCACAGAGCTCAATTGGATTGGCAGCTTGAAGCCAGATCACGTATCAGCGTATATGCTTACACCTTACGGGGGTACACCGATGGGTAATAAGATACTGGGAGGAGAAATGCAAACTCCAGAAGAGGAAACCCTTGAGGATATATATACAAGGCTGTGGAAAGGACTAAAGGAGCTGGGTTACGGAAGATACGAGATATCCAACTGGGCTAAGGAGGGAAAGGAGTGCAGGCACAACCTGCTGTACTGGACGATGGAAGAGTTTCTTGGACTCGGTGTTTCCGCCTGGGGTTTCTTAGAAAAGAAACGCTATGGAAACAGCAAGAACATAGGAAGCTATATAAAGGCAGTTTCCGAGCTCAAAAGACCTGTGCAGAGCGAAATAGGGCTGAGTGAAAAAGAGCTCTATGAAGAAGAGCTCATGCTTAAACTCAGGCTCAAGTGGGGTTTAAGGGAAGAGGAGTTAACTTTGGTTCCAGAGCATTTAAGGGGGTTTTTTGAAGTAAGAGAAGGGAAGGTGGGCATAAGGGAAGAGTTTATGCTCTTGACTAACGAATTAATAACGGATGTCCTGTTATATAATTCTGATAGAAACATAACGGAGGTAAGGAATGGCTAA
- the ilvC gene encoding ketol-acid reductoisomerase has product MAKIYYDSDASLEPIKGKKVAILGYGSQGHAHALNLKDSGVDVVIGLHEKSRSREKAKKDGFEVLTPSEASKVADIIMFLVPDTVQPDLYRECVEPNLNPKKTLAFAHGFNIHFKQIVPPPDVDVFMVAPKGPGHLVRWMYEEGKGVPALVAIYQDATGGCLDKALAYAKGLGATRAGVIETSFKEETETDLFGEQSVLCGGVTALIKAGFETLTEAGYQPEVAYFECLHELKLIVDLIYQYGIAGMRYSISDTAKYGDVTRGERIYEAVKPLMKDILTEIQKGEFAREWVLENKAGRPVYHALLERDREHLIEKVGEELRKMMPWITGKELK; this is encoded by the coding sequence ATGGCTAAGATATACTACGACAGCGACGCTTCCCTTGAACCTATCAAGGGAAAGAAGGTAGCCATACTTGGTTACGGCTCTCAAGGCCACGCTCACGCCTTAAATCTTAAGGACAGCGGAGTGGACGTTGTTATAGGCCTTCATGAAAAGAGCAGGTCCAGGGAAAAGGCAAAGAAGGACGGCTTTGAAGTTCTGACACCCTCCGAAGCTTCCAAGGTAGCGGACATAATAATGTTTCTTGTTCCAGATACGGTTCAACCTGACCTTTACAGAGAGTGTGTTGAACCCAACCTTAACCCTAAGAAAACCCTCGCCTTCGCCCACGGGTTTAATATTCACTTTAAGCAGATAGTTCCTCCCCCGGATGTAGATGTCTTTATGGTTGCCCCAAAGGGTCCAGGACATCTGGTCAGATGGATGTATGAGGAAGGAAAGGGGGTTCCGGCACTTGTAGCCATATACCAGGACGCCACCGGAGGCTGTTTGGATAAAGCCCTTGCTTACGCCAAGGGGCTCGGTGCCACAAGGGCTGGGGTTATAGAAACCTCCTTCAAGGAGGAAACGGAGACAGACCTATTCGGAGAACAATCGGTGCTGTGTGGAGGGGTGACAGCCCTTATAAAGGCTGGTTTTGAAACCCTTACTGAAGCCGGGTATCAACCGGAAGTGGCTTACTTTGAGTGTCTCCACGAGCTAAAGCTCATTGTTGACCTTATATACCAGTACGGAATAGCCGGTATGAGATACTCAATCTCTGACACCGCAAAGTACGGAGACGTTACCCGTGGTGAGAGAATATACGAAGCCGTTAAACCCTTGATGAAGGATATACTTACAGAAATTCAGAAGGGTGAGTTTGCAAGGGAATGGGTCCTTGAGAACAAAGCGGGAAGACCTGTTTACCACGCCCTCCTTGAAAGAGACAGGGAACACCTGATAGAGAAAGTGGGAGAAGAGCTTAGAAAGATGATGCCCTGGATTACGGGGAAGGAGCTTAAATGA
- a CDS encoding CDP-alcohol phosphatidyltransferase family protein — protein MNLTSKRENLKKLYVPLGLAIARTGIHPNLITLISLFLGTVSAYFFYNEKVLTAVSFLILSGLFDLIDGVVARETERTSKFGEVFDWVADKWVDGFVLGAVGFAFASPFVATTAVVVSMLHSFIKPVAYAEIGYSERVRGKIKDPLEGIGFFGRPETHLTLITFALLERAHFPLGLNFGIKLVALLTLISLLVRIIYLYKHYGKEYE, from the coding sequence ATGAACCTCACCAGCAAGAGAGAAAATCTTAAGAAACTTTACGTTCCTCTGGGGCTTGCGATCGCAAGGACGGGAATACACCCCAACCTTATAACTCTGATCTCCCTGTTCCTTGGCACAGTCTCCGCCTACTTCTTCTACAACGAAAAGGTCCTCACGGCTGTGAGCTTTCTGATTCTTTCCGGACTCTTTGACCTCATAGACGGAGTTGTAGCCCGTGAGACGGAGAGAACTTCCAAGTTTGGGGAGGTCTTTGACTGGGTTGCAGACAAATGGGTGGACGGTTTCGTGCTGGGTGCGGTAGGCTTTGCCTTTGCCTCTCCCTTTGTTGCTACAACTGCCGTTGTGGTCTCCATGCTTCACTCCTTTATAAAGCCTGTAGCCTATGCAGAGATCGGATATTCAGAGAGGGTGAGGGGTAAGATAAAAGACCCTCTTGAAGGTATAGGTTTCTTTGGAAGGCCTGAAACACACCTTACCCTTATAACCTTTGCACTGCTGGAACGTGCTCATTTCCCCCTGGGACTTAACTTTGGAATCAAGCTTGTAGCTCTTTTAACCCTAATATCCTTGCTGGTCAGGATAATTTACCTTTACAAACACTACGGTAAGGAGTACGAATAA
- a CDS encoding dihydrofolate reductase family protein: protein MEKRPYVIIVSEVSIDGKLTLYRGASSKELMSLMDEEAYRYLHEIRAKVDGIMVGCETVRTDNPSLTVRYVKGKNPTRIIPCSTANVPLDANVLNTEEAPTIIATTERAPKDRIEKIKEKGAQIIFAGDELVDFDQLLPKLYDMGIKTLMVEGGASINWEFVKRKKVDEIRLIHLPVIVGGENVPTLVGGEGFKKLKDILHLRLRSHFKRGNQLITEWEVAR from the coding sequence ATGGAAAAGAGACCGTACGTAATAATTGTTTCAGAGGTGAGTATAGATGGGAAGCTTACCCTTTACAGGGGAGCTTCATCTAAAGAGCTTATGAGCCTCATGGATGAGGAGGCTTATCGTTATCTCCACGAGATCAGGGCGAAGGTTGACGGGATAATGGTCGGCTGCGAGACCGTAAGGACTGATAACCCAAGCCTTACAGTAAGGTACGTGAAGGGGAAGAACCCAACAAGGATAATACCCTGCTCAACGGCAAACGTCCCCCTTGATGCAAACGTTCTGAACACCGAAGAAGCACCAACCATAATAGCAACTACAGAAAGGGCTCCCAAGGACAGAATTGAGAAGATAAAGGAAAAAGGAGCCCAGATAATCTTTGCAGGGGACGAGCTTGTAGATTTTGACCAGCTCTTACCAAAGCTCTACGACATGGGTATAAAAACCCTTATGGTTGAAGGCGGTGCCTCCATAAACTGGGAGTTTGTGAAGAGGAAAAAGGTTGATGAGATAAGGCTTATACACCTACCTGTCATAGTAGGTGGAGAAAACGTTCCAACCCTTGTAGGAGGAGAGGGCTTTAAAAAACTTAAGGATATCCTTCATCTCAGGCTCAGGTCTCACTTTAAAAGGGGAAATCAACTCATAACCGAGTGGGAAGTGGCCAGGTAA
- a CDS encoding general secretion pathway protein GspK — translation MVIVFVLSFFLLLSGYVVSTLQSTSSTINIVEKVYKKQQSYHALLSLLPYIIQSLKSEDASYDALSDPWAMPFAVQTEKGSLEVVIYDEDRFLNLNKVGEDPLYREVFERLLNLLGVSQGYTDRLLAWIGKEPKNFESEYPLKRAPMDSPEELEFLGMKRDELYGKTEGDISYPGVLSLVTTYSSGKINVNTAPKYILMALDPGIDSSLADRIIEYRAKKPFKSINDLVLVEGMSFDILYRIQKVIDVKSSFFRLKETVKTGDVETTLEVVYDRSKNEIVYKRLY, via the coding sequence TTGGTAATAGTCTTCGTGCTATCCTTCTTCCTCCTGCTTTCAGGATACGTGGTTAGCACCCTCCAATCCACGAGTTCAACAATCAATATAGTTGAAAAGGTTTACAAAAAGCAGCAGTCCTACCATGCTCTCCTATCCCTACTTCCCTACATAATTCAGAGTTTGAAAAGTGAGGATGCCAGTTACGATGCCCTCTCCGACCCATGGGCGATGCCCTTTGCGGTTCAAACCGAGAAAGGTAGCCTTGAGGTTGTAATATACGACGAGGACAGGTTCTTAAACCTCAACAAAGTGGGAGAAGACCCCCTGTACAGAGAAGTCTTTGAGAGACTCCTCAACCTCTTAGGGGTAAGTCAGGGTTACACCGATAGACTCTTAGCGTGGATAGGGAAAGAGCCTAAGAACTTTGAAAGCGAGTATCCTTTAAAGAGAGCTCCGATGGATTCCCCCGAGGAGCTTGAATTCCTGGGTATGAAAAGGGATGAGCTGTACGGAAAAACTGAGGGGGACATAAGTTATCCAGGAGTCCTTAGCCTGGTGACCACGTACTCCTCAGGAAAGATAAACGTGAATACGGCACCAAAGTATATCCTAATGGCTCTTGACCCGGGGATAGATTCCAGTTTGGCAGATAGAATTATTGAGTACAGGGCTAAAAAGCCCTTTAAAAGCATCAACGACCTTGTTCTTGTGGAAGGTATGAGTTTTGATATCCTTTACAGAATTCAAAAGGTGATAGACGTTAAGAGCTCCTTCTTCAGGTTAAAGGAGACGGTTAAAACAGGGGATGTTGAAACCACCCTTGAAGTGGTCTACGATAGAAGTAAAAATGAGATAGTCTACAAGAGGCTCTATTGA
- a CDS encoding type II secretion system F family protein, with protein MAEYIYEGIKEGKRIKGKVEASTRREALSRLKGEGVLPTSVEPVSQKTPLWKREFHLGKPSEEELSFILLQLSILIESGIPLSKALELVSSQTNDSRITSALLDIKSSVERGENLSSAFRKSGIFPEFLSEMLTAAETGENLEKVFEVAGKHLETVAEMKSRIVSAITYPSVVIGFSIFALFIAIKFVVPRIAKVLEGFGKELPLVTKVVILFSDLLTYVLYLSPLILLGFLYREKLIGKGRIDRLVLKVPVVGRVGFYFNLSRFAYTLYMTLLSSVPITNAFRIATGSVSNTYIRSRLEVLSQEIDRGQSLSWVLKKTGLFPPLFINLVETGESSGELERMLRLVSELYQKEALRLINLWVRLIEPISILLIGVIVGVIVVSVLLPLTEITSGIKR; from the coding sequence ATGGCTGAGTACATATACGAAGGCATAAAAGAGGGAAAGCGGATCAAAGGCAAGGTTGAAGCGAGCACAAGAAGAGAAGCCTTAAGCAGACTTAAAGGGGAAGGTGTACTTCCCACCTCAGTAGAGCCTGTATCACAGAAGACACCCCTGTGGAAGAGGGAGTTCCATCTCGGTAAACCCTCGGAGGAAGAGCTGTCCTTTATCCTCCTACAACTTTCCATACTTATTGAATCAGGCATACCTCTCTCCAAAGCGCTTGAACTTGTATCCTCCCAGACAAATGACAGTAGGATAACCAGTGCCCTGCTTGATATCAAAAGCAGCGTTGAGCGTGGAGAAAACCTCTCTTCAGCTTTCAGGAAGAGCGGCATATTTCCTGAGTTCCTCTCAGAGATGCTAACAGCGGCGGAAACAGGGGAAAACCTGGAGAAAGTCTTTGAGGTAGCAGGTAAACATCTTGAAACGGTAGCCGAAATGAAGTCCAGGATAGTAAGTGCCATAACCTACCCCTCCGTGGTTATAGGTTTCAGTATCTTTGCCCTCTTCATAGCCATAAAATTTGTTGTCCCACGGATAGCAAAAGTTCTTGAAGGCTTCGGTAAGGAACTTCCTCTGGTAACGAAGGTTGTTATTCTCTTCTCAGACCTGTTGACCTATGTTCTTTACCTCTCCCCGTTGATATTACTGGGGTTCCTCTACAGAGAGAAGCTTATCGGAAAGGGTAGGATAGACAGGCTTGTCCTAAAAGTCCCAGTGGTAGGAAGGGTTGGTTTTTACTTTAACCTGTCAAGGTTCGCTTACACCCTTTACATGACCCTCCTCTCCTCAGTCCCCATAACAAACGCTTTCAGGATAGCCACAGGAAGTGTATCAAACACCTACATAAGGAGCAGACTGGAGGTCCTATCTCAGGAGATAGACAGGGGGCAGAGTCTTTCTTGGGTGTTGAAAAAGACAGGGCTTTTCCCCCCTCTCTTTATAAACCTTGTAGAAACAGGGGAAAGCAGTGGGGAGCTTGAAAGAATGCTACGTCTTGTTTCAGAGCTTTACCAGAAGGAAGCCCTCAGACTTATAAACCTCTGGGTTAGACTCATTGAACCGATATCAATCTTGCTGATAGGAGTGATAGTTGGTGTGATAGTTGTGAGCGTTCTCCTGCCTTTAACAGAGATAACTTCAGGCATAAAGAGGTAG
- the upp gene encoding uracil phosphoribosyltransferase has product MVRELKHPILLHKLNRMRDLSTHREVFRKLLEELATLMVYEALADLKTHAREIEIWTGRREFSFVNEEEVVFIPILRAGVPMLEGALKVLPNASSGFLGIKRDEETLESKIYYSRLPKLKGRIAVILDPMLATGGTLLKALEEVAKGYPLKTLSIHIVCSPEGIERVCKENVQHELFTVSVDEGLNDKGYIIPGLGDVGDRLFS; this is encoded by the coding sequence TTGGTAAGGGAGCTAAAACATCCAATACTACTCCACAAGCTCAACAGGATGAGAGACCTATCAACCCACCGTGAAGTGTTTAGGAAGCTTCTTGAGGAGTTAGCCACCCTTATGGTTTACGAGGCTCTTGCAGACCTAAAGACCCATGCCAGGGAGATAGAGATATGGACGGGGAGAAGGGAGTTTTCCTTCGTAAACGAAGAAGAAGTCGTATTTATCCCTATACTGAGGGCTGGAGTTCCTATGCTTGAAGGGGCGCTGAAGGTGTTGCCTAACGCCAGCTCAGGCTTTTTAGGTATAAAGAGGGACGAGGAGACTTTAGAGTCAAAGATATACTACTCAAGGCTTCCCAAGCTTAAGGGGAGAATAGCGGTTATCCTTGATCCGATGCTCGCAACAGGAGGGACACTTTTGAAAGCCCTTGAGGAGGTTGCTAAAGGCTATCCTTTAAAAACACTGAGCATTCACATAGTATGTTCACCGGAGGGCATTGAAAGGGTCTGCAAGGAGAACGTCCAACATGAGCTCTTTACGGTTAGTGTAGATGAAGGACTTAACGATAAAGGATACATAATACCCGGGCTTGGGGATGTAGGGGATAGGCTTTTCTCCTAA
- a CDS encoding cysteine desulfurase family protein — translation MKRIYLDNAATTPLLPEVKDFMCRALELYGNPSSSHRIGEEARELLELARENIASFLNVLPSEIVFNSCATEGNNTVLRNVLYLKRRGNIVISSIEHKSVKAVARELEKEGIELREAIVGTDGIVELEALQTLIDEDTLLVSVMSVSNEFGTIQPIHEISKLCMERGVPFHTDAVQALGKVNFSLQGVNYATFSAHKFHAPKGVGFMFVREGSVLKPLLLGGGQEGGLRSGTQNLPGILAMAKALELIYENLDENISKVEKLRDSFESLLLEKIPDVKIVGKYSRRSPSISAVIFPRGNSRDIVNGLSERDLFCSSGSACSSGEVIPNEHLIKMGFSQEEATRMVRFSFGLLNGEEEVSEAVDRILKVL, via the coding sequence ATGAAGAGGATATACCTAGATAACGCAGCAACGACGCCTTTGCTTCCGGAAGTAAAGGATTTTATGTGTCGTGCCCTTGAACTTTATGGAAATCCTTCAAGCTCTCATAGGATAGGGGAGGAAGCCAGAGAGCTCCTTGAACTTGCCAGAGAGAACATAGCGAGCTTCTTGAACGTATTACCGTCAGAGATAGTTTTTAACTCTTGTGCTACCGAGGGGAACAACACGGTTCTGAGAAATGTGCTTTATCTGAAAAGAAGGGGGAATATAGTCATTTCCTCCATAGAGCACAAATCTGTTAAGGCGGTAGCCAGAGAGCTTGAAAAGGAGGGTATAGAGCTTCGGGAAGCTATAGTCGGAACAGATGGAATTGTTGAGCTTGAAGCTTTACAAACTTTAATTGACGAAGATACTTTACTTGTTTCTGTGATGAGCGTTAGCAACGAGTTCGGAACTATCCAGCCCATACATGAGATATCAAAACTTTGCATGGAGAGAGGTGTACCTTTCCATACTGATGCTGTTCAGGCTTTGGGCAAGGTCAACTTCTCCCTTCAAGGGGTTAATTACGCTACCTTTTCCGCCCACAAGTTCCACGCCCCCAAAGGTGTAGGTTTTATGTTTGTTAGGGAGGGAAGTGTTCTAAAACCACTCCTGTTGGGCGGAGGTCAGGAGGGAGGACTCAGGAGTGGAACCCAGAACTTACCCGGTATACTTGCCATGGCAAAAGCTTTAGAACTTATATACGAAAACCTTGATGAGAACATAAGTAAAGTTGAGAAACTGAGAGACTCTTTTGAAAGCCTGCTTCTGGAAAAAATTCCTGACGTAAAGATTGTCGGTAAGTATTCCAGGAGAAGCCCTTCAATATCAGCCGTGATATTTCCCAGAGGAAACAGCCGGGATATAGTGAATGGTTTGTCTGAGAGAGACCTGTTTTGCTCTTCTGGGTCAGCCTGCTCTTCTGGAGAAGTCATTCCTAATGAACACCTTATAAAGATGGGGTTCTCCCAGGAGGAGGCAACCCGTATGGTGCGTTTTTCCTTTGGACTCTTAAACGGGGAGGAGGAAGTCTCAGAAGCGGTGGACAGAATTTTAAAGGTCTTATAA
- a CDS encoding glycine cleavage system protein H, with amino-acid sequence MLRRDFIKAVLAFPLLYSRLAMGEDVKVLGCTLKADRLYRIEPYRMLFQWVKDEGAGVYSVGMVSILAALSYPLYSIRVKPVGTNLEFDDNLATVEAGKRIATFPTPLSGEVVAVNEEVIKNPELVNRKPYTYWIAKIKATKPEELRNLQRVEEVYEEIKGVIIKEDIDCSKVEE; translated from the coding sequence ATGCTCAGGAGGGACTTCATAAAGGCTGTCCTTGCTTTTCCTCTATTGTATTCTAGGTTAGCCATGGGAGAAGATGTAAAGGTTCTCGGATGTACCCTAAAGGCTGATAGACTCTACAGGATAGAACCCTATAGAATGCTCTTCCAATGGGTTAAAGATGAGGGTGCCGGAGTTTATTCCGTTGGTATGGTTTCTATCCTTGCAGCCCTATCCTATCCCCTTTACTCTATAAGGGTTAAACCGGTTGGAACTAATCTGGAGTTTGATGATAACTTAGCTACTGTTGAAGCGGGTAAGAGAATCGCAACCTTTCCAACACCTCTATCCGGTGAGGTGGTCGCCGTTAATGAAGAGGTGATAAAAAACCCAGAACTGGTAAACAGGAAGCCTTACACCTACTGGATAGCGAAGATAAAGGCTACAAAACCGGAGGAGTTGAGAAATTTACAACGGGTAGAAGAGGTATATGAAGAGATTAAAGGGGTTATAATCAAGGAAGATATAGATTGTAGTAAAGTGGAGGAGTAG
- a CDS encoding formate dehydrogenase accessory protein FdhE, whose amino-acid sequence MNIFKQKEREFALARVKQLKEKFPESRQILDFMERILEFQNRVIEDISEKGIPIDTSEAQGRIKHGKPALNLSSVDWKPFLPYMRELLDIASDIGTEEIKAEADRLRLSSQEELLAQLVNFTEGMETNPIERLLFMAFLQPILYVVSDSVSFKQEAWLKNTCPVCGSKPSVSFLTDTEEWEGGRLLRCSLCLTDWLYIRTKCVECGNNEDDKLDYFVSQDVSYIELQACTQCHRYIKLVDMRKDGLAVPDLEDIASVSLDLWAEGEGYTKVEKNLLGF is encoded by the coding sequence ATGAATATATTCAAGCAGAAGGAAAGAGAGTTTGCCCTGGCAAGGGTAAAGCAACTTAAGGAAAAGTTTCCAGAGTCAAGACAGATACTTGACTTTATGGAAAGGATTCTTGAGTTTCAGAACAGGGTTATTGAAGACATCTCGGAGAAAGGTATTCCGATAGACACCTCTGAAGCGCAGGGCAGGATAAAACACGGAAAGCCAGCCCTTAATCTGAGTTCTGTGGACTGGAAGCCCTTCCTGCCTTACATGAGGGAGCTCTTAGACATCGCCTCTGATATCGGAACGGAGGAAATCAAGGCTGAGGCAGACAGGTTAAGACTTTCCTCTCAGGAGGAGCTTTTGGCTCAGCTCGTTAATTTCACAGAGGGTATGGAAACTAACCCGATAGAGAGATTACTGTTCATGGCTTTTCTGCAACCGATTCTTTACGTGGTCTCCGACAGCGTGAGCTTTAAACAGGAAGCTTGGCTCAAGAATACCTGTCCAGTATGTGGCTCCAAACCTTCAGTATCTTTCTTAACCGATACGGAAGAATGGGAAGGAGGCAGACTCTTAAGGTGTAGCCTGTGCCTGACGGACTGGCTTTACATAAGGACTAAATGTGTTGAGTGTGGGAACAATGAGGACGATAAACTTGATTACTTTGTCAGTCAGGATGTTAGCTATATTGAGCTGCAAGCCTGCACCCAGTGCCACAGGTACATAAAGCTCGTTGATATGAGGAAGGACGGTCTTGCAGTCCCTGACCTTGAAGATATCGCTTCTGTCAGCCTTGACCTGTGGGCTGAAGGTGAAGGTTACACGAAGGTGGAAAAGAACCTGTTGGGTTTTTGA